GCTTTGGTACCTTCTATCCGTCCGCACCTGAATTTCTCTTCGGTCAGAATTTTATTCACAGGTATCTCTAATTTGGTTGCCATTTGGGCGAATTTCGGTTGAGAAGCCATTCGGATTCGTGCCCCCTTTGTAGTTCCGTTTCGTATCTTTGTCGCCCTCAATCTTTGGTCTCCACATAAAAAGAAGAAATCGTGTTCGTTTTTTTGTGTATGTGGGGGGAAGGGAGGGGGTTGTTCCAAGCTAGAAAGATTCGCCAAGTACATCTGATCTTGTAGCACGCTGCCTTGTCGTCCCATGCCCCAACAGTGAAATTTCCCCCAGTACAGTATCCGCCACCCCAGCATCTCTGCAAATCTCCCTTGGCTGGGACCGGCAGTAAAGGCCAAATCTTGATGACCCAGGCCGCAATCACCCTACAAGTTTAAAAATTCAATCTTTATGCGCAAGTGAACACACAGCCTTTTACCTCTTGCAAGAATTCTGCAGCCTCGTTCTGACCATCTTTTCCCTATTTTTTTTCCACGCTCAGCAGAGTTGAGGCCATAGTGCAGGCACAGCACGCCAAGAAGAAGAACAGCTGAGGAAGGAGAGGGCATCCGATTCCATGGAGGGCGGCGAGACGGCGCTGTCGGGGTTCCGCGGGGCGCACGGCGTGGACACGAAGGTGCTGCACGCGTTCCAGACGAGCTTCGTGCAGGTGCAGAGCCTGCTGGACCAGAACCGCGTCCTCATCAACGAGATCAACCAGAACCACGAGTCCAAGGTGCCCGGCGATCTCTCCCGCAACGTCGGCCTCATCAGGGAGCTCAACAACAACATCCGGCGCGTCGTCGACCTCTATGCCGACCTCTCCTCGCTCTTCGCGGCCTCCGACGGTGGCCGCGCCGCCTCGGAGGGTGGCTCCGTCGGCACCGTCCGGCAGGCCGCCGCCGGGCACAAGAGGATCAGGTCCGGCCTCGACTAACTTCTTGTTATGGTGTTAGCTAGGGAGCTCTCTTGGCTTGAGCTGTTCTTGTATCTATCTACCTATCTATCTGTATCAATCCTACTACATATGAGCAAAGAGCAGTCCTCTCCTACAGCAATTAGCTGATGTTAATCTTACATTGTTGGTTTGTGCTAGTACGAGGTATGAATTCGATGCAATACAGAGAGTGAGGAGTTCTCTGAATTTCATAATATGAAATGATGATATTGGCAGAGGTAGTTTGGTGTTTCATGCTTGACTGCTTCTGATCCCTCCCTAGTCTGCACATACTGCTGTGGATCTGTGATTATATAATCTATGTGCAAGTGTGAATTTTTATCTGAATTCACTTCACTTGCTTCTTTAtcagttttaattttttttgttggtttcgcCTAAAAAGTTCTACTTTGTCGTTGTCAAATATCTTTCTTGCTCCATATCTTTCACTGAAAACGTcagaataaaataattttttgggtTCTCTTTGGTTAGATCGACGACCAAACACCGGGCATGATGCCATGATGGGTACTCAAATCTATAAAAGCTCGAGATGTTCAAGACAGAACTACTATAATTTTCCTGGATTTCATCTCTGTTTTACACTGTCAGAGAAAGCAACAAGCTTTTGTGAGCTCATGCATAAAATCTGTTGGTGCTTTCCATGATTGAGCTGCTTTGCCAGTTTGCCTAAATGTTTTTGCCCCCTTGTTTTCCACGCTGTACTGCTTGCCTTCCTTTCATCAGGCTCGCTCGCCTGAATCTGAATGTCTTCTCCTGATGCATGCCATTGCTTCTTTCCAGCCTTCTCTTTACCAAGACTTTCTCTTGCAGCATCACTTTCTGCAAAAATCTGTTAATGCTGGGCATTGGATGATTGCAGCTCTTTCTCTGCCCGTAAAAATTTTGTAGTGGAAATGTAAAGTGCTTTTCTCATCACTCCTTTTATGGCGAGAGCATGTTTGTCGTAGTAGGCGCCTCCCTGATAAAGTCGACATGGGGTTTTCCGTAAGATTCGCCTGTGCCATTTGATCTATAAAAAGTAGGCCTCTGTTAAAAAATGTCTGAATTCCATTCTTCTACGCAGAAGCAATCAATTCCTGCGATAGTATGAACGGGTCCTTAAGGCGTCAACTGTTACCATCGCTGATACGCTTCTACTGCTACAGTATTACAGACGCGAGTGAGTCTCAAGTGAGAGAGTATCAAGATAGAAAATAGTATATCTATTAGAGAGTATCAAGATAGAAAATAGTATATctattagagatgaaaaaatagagtattataaTAGTGTTAAAATGATGTtgtaataaataattttttaaaatatctgtCAGAGATCGTCTAAAGGTCATTTGGATGAAAAAGATTACATCTGATAGAATCCCTATGCTCCAAGCCTGAATGTAGACTCTCTTTTTCTCATAACTAATTTACTTGAACTACTTTCGCAATTTAAATTAGCTGGAAAACCTAAAAAATATAGCTATAGCATTCCAATATGCGTGTCATCGGTTACTGTTGGCCAAGTTACAGTTACCATTCATGATATATTGCGGATTTTGATTTTATCAAAATGtccttaaaaatatataaaagccATTTGAGCTTATCATCTAGGCAAAAAAAGCTCAAAATCGAGTGCAACTATGATCCATCTTGTACTGAGCACTTCGTCATTGAAGATTGTAATGTACCCTTTGAGTAATTGAAGAAGCTTATTTTGTTGGTGAAAAttgacatatttatttttaagaaAGCATAGAAATGTTTATGTTCAATAAAATCTCGGATTATACAGAAACTTGCATGATTTCAAGGAAATACATAAGAAGTAAGTAGGATGTGAAAGCAAATGCATTACCGAAACAAAAAGTTGCAATCACCGAGAAAAGAGATCTTTATCTGGCAGGCTCCCTTGTTCCAATCATGCTGCACTTGACCAGAATCTTAATGACCAAAAGATGGAAGCAGGGCAGCCTTTTTTGACCACTCTTTTGTTCTCCCCAGTGCATGCAATGGCTGCACAATGTCATCTTTTCTGTACCAGTGGCAGTGTGTGCCCCTGTCCCTCCTGCCTtggaaaaattgcatggccttTTCTCTATGAACTAATGCGTGCATTGGTTTCTGAAGGTCACTCAGAGATATTGCCCACATggtgactttttttttaagtaatagCAGGAGAGCTGTTAGTATTCTCATCTAACAGTAGCAGTAAACAGTTATTTACataaaaagaggaagagatAAACGGGAAAAAGgtataataaaaaacaaatggaTGCCCTGTGCAAGTGTAAGAGAAATTAAGGAGCCTTACATTTGGAACAAAGTTTTGCATTCTTCTAGCAGAATTTTCACGAGATAAACTAGTATGAGTTTAAATAAATAGTTAAGCACTGGAAAACAGGGAccttatgccttcaaaatagCAATTCTTCTCCAAGAAAACACCGTAGTTGAAAAAAAAGTTGTTCTGAGCATATTTAATCACTAGAGCCCTATCATGTTATTTTATCGGAGTACTATGGGCAACTCTAATGCATAGAATCCATCTTGGTTTTAAGATGGGGttctttttttgcaaaaattactATAATATATATAAGCTATATTGGTTTTAAACTGGACCGTATCTCgattaaaagataaaaaatatctCTATTATTGTCCTATTatgagagaggaagagagagtgcTATTTTTTTATTCCTAGAACTAGGtcttatatataggagtagTGTATGAAACCAACTTTCACCGTACATGAGACCTAGTCCTAAGGCTACATTAAATGTTGAGGACCAAGTTTTCCTGCACATTAGAGACGCCATAAATAATCATGATTGCAGTTTGTTCAAACGTTTTATACCTAGTTAGAGGATATGCATGTTTTTCttaaaaagagagaggaggataGATATGGAGGAGCAAGAGTGATCCTATAATCGGTACGGTGTGTTAATGATATGGAAGTGGTTTCTCCTGCAGTCCAGCCCTACTTCACATCTTTGTGTTGAATATAAAgtgcacataattttttttgtaaatgCTAATATTATTGTTTACGTCAACttggcaaaaattcaaaattagacaatatatatgagcgtatttatcgaaatagacaatatgtagttgtatttactaatttagcatccatattcggcacacggtatgccgaatatggcactgtagcccatattcagcacacgaTATGCCAAATATGGACCGTATtccgaatatgagctacagtgccgAAAATGCTTTTTCCTGCTGACATATGCATGTTGCTTTCTCTTGCgcgtgttgttatttcatgtaattgccaAATATGGCCGGGCCAGCTACGGGTTGATTCTATCATTTGATATCGgcatgttgttatttcatgtaattggcaaTTTTAAaccaaatttgaaattatttgctaatttaactacCATTTGATGCCGGTGTGTTGgcatttcatgtaattggcaactttcaacaaaatgtaaaattatttgctaattttacattcatttgatgccgatatgttgtcatttcatataattatcaacttt
The nucleotide sequence above comes from Phragmites australis chromosome 4, lpPhrAust1.1, whole genome shotgun sequence. Encoded proteins:
- the LOC133915955 gene encoding protein ELF4-LIKE 4-like codes for the protein MEGGETALSGFRGAHGVDTKVLHAFQTSFVQVQSLLDQNRVLINEINQNHESKVPGDLSRNVGLIRELNNNIRRVVDLYADLSSLFAASDGGRAASEGGSVGTVRQAAAGHKRIRSGLD